Genomic window (Chloroflexota bacterium):
ACAATGAACTGCTGGAGCGGTTCCTGCCCGCCCTCAAACGCTTCAATCCTAACTTTGATCGCAGTTGGATCAAAAGTTTCTGGGTTTGGAAAACGCCGTACGCTCAGCCCGTGCCGCCGGTCAATCACTCGCAAAACATCCCGGCGATTCGTACGCCGCTCAAAGGCCTGTATTTTGCCAGCATGAGTCAGGTCTACCCCTGGGATCGCGGCACGAACTTCGCCGTCGAAATCGGGCGGAACGTAGCGAAAATGGTGATCGAAGATTACGGGCCGGGGAACAAGTGACGGCTTCACCAGAAACTTTGTGTTTAGGTGACAGTCGCACTGTCGCCCGCAGTGCAACTGCGGGCAAATCAAAGACTGGAATCAAAAACGCCCCGAAATTTCGGGGCGTTTTTGCTGAGTTAGGCGATTGCGTCTTTGAGGGCCTTGATGGGGCGGGCCTTCACTGCAGTTGTGGCTGGTTTAGCCTTGATTGTGATGGGTTGCTTGGTGAATGGATTGACGCCTGGTCGCTCGGGTTGAGCGGGCTTGTGTACTGCCGTGAGTTTGACCAGGCCGGGCAGGGTCATTTCGCCCGAGCTTTTGAGTTCGCTGGTCGCAATCGTGGAGATTGCCTCAAGTACAGCATTCACCTGCTTTTTCTCAAGCCCGGCTTTTTCGGCCAGCGCCGCCACAAATTCGGATTTATTCATTCCTTTTGCCATTGTTGTGCTCCTTTGTTGAAAGTGGTTCGGATACGAAAGTGGCCGAAACTATACTCTAAAATGCGGGAATGCGCTAGCGGGGGGGCATTTTGTAGGCCGGATGTTCTAGGGGCGAAAACAGCGGGTTTTTGCATTAAAGGGAGCGCACTCAGCTAAATTCGCCAAATCCGTGTTATCTTTCTTGCGAGCCGAAAGCGCTCAACTCGCTTCAGGAGATAACCCGATGAAAAAAGGCCAAAAGAAAAAACAAGATAAAGCGCTCAAGAAGCGCACAAAGGAGAAACTTTCTCACAAGCGAGAGCGGGCGCTTGGGGCGGTGACGGCCTTGTACCAAGTCCGCCACGCGCGCAATTACCCCATTGAAGGCTGTTGGGCCCAGAAAGACTGGCAGAGTGGGGAGGGCGGTTTGGCGGTTGTCGTCGTCGCCCGCCGCCAGCCCAACGGCAACATCGTGTTTGGCAACTACTTGGTGGACGTGTTATGCCTGGGATTGAAGGACACCTATTGCAACGCCGATATTCCAGCGAGTGAATTTCGCCACGACGCTCTTCCTCACATATATCGCAGCGCCGGGCCGCCGATGAGCATCTCGCCCGCGCTGGCCCACGAAATTGTCTATGGCGGCATTGAGTATGCGGCCAAATTCGGCTTCCAGCCTCAGCGCGACTTCCGGGACTCGCAATGGGTGCTTGACCCGCCGGAGACGCACCCCCGGAGTGGCAAGGTAGAGTTTGGCAAAGACGGCAAGCCCTTGTTCATCTCCGGGCCGTATGACAACGCCGAAGCCATCGTCCGCCAACTGATACGCACCGCCGGGGAGGGCAATTTCAATTACCTGATGATGCTCGGCGAGCCGCCGGACGATTTCTAACCTCCAATCTCCTCTCCAAACGTCCAGCCGGGCAATGTGGCACCCTCATGCTACAATCTCCGCATGATCCACTTCTTCTCTGAGAACGAAAACAAAAAAACAGTCCGCTGGACGCAAATCAAGGATGCGGCGTTCAACGTCCGCCGGGCGTTTGGGGTGGTGTGGGGCGCGCACCCGGCCTCGGCTTTAGGGATGGCGGCCTGCTCGTTGATCGGCTCGGCGCTCCCCGCCGCTCAAGCGTGGGTGGGCAAGCTGATCGTGGATGCGGTGGTGACGGCTGTCAATCTGCGTACCGACCCTCAAGTGGGTCTGCAAGCCGTCTTGCCGTTGTTGATCATCGAGTTCATCCTGCTCTTCATTCAGGCCGCCAACGGCCAGGCTCGTAGTCTGGCCGAGCACATTCTGCACGCCCGCATCAACCTGAGCATCAACTCGCGCATTATTCGCAAAGCGCTCGACCTCGACCTCTCGCACTTCGAAAACGCCGAGTTCTACGACAAACTGCAGAACGCCCGCCGCGAGGCCGACTGGCGCAGTTTGCAAATCGTCAACGGCGGCTTCTTCCTGATTCAAAACGTTATCACTCTGATCTCGTTTGGGGCGCTCCTGTTCCGTTTTAGCCCGTGGCTGGCGCTCCTGTTGTTCGCCGCCACCATCCCGGCCTTCATTGCCCAAAGCCGTTACGCCGAACTTAACTTCCGCGTGCTGTCGTGGCGCGCGCCCGAAGCCCGCAAGCTCATGTACCTGGAGCATCTGCTCACCGACTACGAAGCCGTCAAAGAGGTCAAACTCTTCGGCCTCGGCGAGCCATTGCTGGGCCGCTACGCCGACCTGTTCTGGAAGTTCCTGCGCGAGGATCAGACCATCGCCCAAAAGCGGAGCGTGGCCTCGCTCGGCTGGGGATTGCTGGCGACGCTCTCTTTTTACACGGCTTACGCCTGGATCGTCTGGCGGGCGGTGGGCGGGCTGATCACCCTGGGCGACATGACTCTTTACCTGACTATCTCCCGCTCCAGCCAGGGCATGTTCGAAGCCATTTTCTACGGGCTGAGCGACATGTATGAAAACGGCCTCTTCATGTCCAACCTCTTCGCCTTTCTGGAGCTTGAGCCACAAATGGTGGTTGCCGCCAATCCCCAACCGGCCCCGGTTGAGATCCGGCACGGCATCGAGTTTCGCAACGTCTCGTTCAAATATGAAGGCCACGACGATTATGCTCTGCACGACGTGACCCTGAAGATTCAACCCGGCGAGAAGATCGCTCTGGTCGGTCCGAACGGCGCCGGGAAAACGACTCTGATCAAACTCCTCACCCGCCTCTACGACCCCACTGAGGGCCAAATCCTCCTCGACGGCGTTGACCTGCGCGACTACGATTTGCGTGAATTGCGCCAGCGAATCGGCGTGATCTTTCAGGACTTCGTGCGTTATCACCTGGCCGCCTTCGAGAACGTGGGCTTCGGCCAGATCGAATCGCTGGAAGATCGCCCGCGCATCGTCGGTTCAGCGGAAAAGAGCGGCGCTGATCCCGTTATCGCCGCCCTGCCCGAAGGCTACGAGACCATGCTGGGCCGCTGGTTCTCCAAAGGCCGCGATCTGTCCGGCGGCGAGTGGCAGAAGATCGCCCTGGCCCGGGCCTTCATGCGCGACTGCGAAGTAATTGTCCTCGACGAGCCGACCGCCGCCCTCGACGCCGAGAACGAATTCAAGGTCTTCCAGCAGTTCCGCGAGCTGACCGCCGACAAGATGGCCGTTCTCATCAGCCATCGCTTCTCCACCGTCCGCATGGCCGACCGCATCTTCGTTATCGAAAACGGCCACATCACCGAGCAAGGCACGCACGGCGATCTGCTGGCGCTGGGCGGGACTTATGCGCGGCTGTTCACGTTGCAGGCTGAGTCGTACAAGTGAGGGTTCAGGAGTAGAATCACGGCATGCAACTCGACAAAGAGCTTTATCGCAAGACTTATGAATCCTTCAA
Coding sequences:
- a CDS encoding HU family DNA-binding protein, with product MAKGMNKSEFVAALAEKAGLEKKQVNAVLEAISTIATSELKSSGEMTLPGLVKLTAVHKPAQPERPGVNPFTKQPITIKAKPATTAVKARPIKALKDAIA
- a CDS encoding ABC transporter ATP-binding protein — protein: MIHFFSENENKKTVRWTQIKDAAFNVRRAFGVVWGAHPASALGMAACSLIGSALPAAQAWVGKLIVDAVVTAVNLRTDPQVGLQAVLPLLIIEFILLFIQAANGQARSLAEHILHARINLSINSRIIRKALDLDLSHFENAEFYDKLQNARREADWRSLQIVNGGFFLIQNVITLISFGALLFRFSPWLALLLFAATIPAFIAQSRYAELNFRVLSWRAPEARKLMYLEHLLTDYEAVKEVKLFGLGEPLLGRYADLFWKFLREDQTIAQKRSVASLGWGLLATLSFYTAYAWIVWRAVGGLITLGDMTLYLTISRSSQGMFEAIFYGLSDMYENGLFMSNLFAFLELEPQMVVAANPQPAPVEIRHGIEFRNVSFKYEGHDDYALHDVTLKIQPGEKIALVGPNGAGKTTLIKLLTRLYDPTEGQILLDGVDLRDYDLRELRQRIGVIFQDFVRYHLAAFENVGFGQIESLEDRPRIVGSAEKSGADPVIAALPEGYETMLGRWFSKGRDLSGGEWQKIALARAFMRDCEVIVLDEPTAALDAENEFKVFQQFRELTADKMAVLISHRFSTVRMADRIFVIENGHITEQGTHGDLLALGGTYARLFTLQAESYK